In Harmonia axyridis chromosome X, icHarAxyr1.1, whole genome shotgun sequence, a single window of DNA contains:
- the LOC123685968 gene encoding protein SET-like, which yields MSEPPKKIKKGCTSIEGSSSGSDLDAATQKNLEAIDNCQIEIDKHCIEASEEILKIEQKFNLLKKPLFEKRSEIIKNVPNFWFTAIMNHPDLSSLVDEKEEECLQFLNRIEVVEFEDIKCGYEIQFHFEENPFFENSTIKKEFHLGSGPPSSHSTQIKWKDDNDLNSGKSGSKRHLESKSFFSWFFDNVDPVSDDIAEIFKDDLWANPLQYYLVPDMDDAENDEDSECSGVEEIHEEYN from the exons ATGTCtgaacctccaaaaaaaattaaaaagggtTGCACATCTATTGAAGGTTCCAGTAGTGGATCTGATTTGGATGCTGCTACCCAAAAAAACTTGGAAGCTATTGATAATTGCCAAATTGAAATCGACAAACACTGTATTGAAGCTAGTGAAGAAATActcaaaattgaacaaaaattcaatttacttaAGAAACCTCTCTTTGAAAAGCGGAGCGAAATTATCAAGAATGTGCCTAACTTCTGGTTTACAGCT ATCATGAACCATCCTGATCTCAGTTCACTTGTAgatgaaaaggaagaagaatgTTTACAGTTTTTGAATAGGATTGAGGTTGTTGAGTTTGAGGATATCAAATGTGGCTATGAAATCCAATTTCACTTTGAAGAAAATCCTTTTTTTGAGAATTCAACCatcaaaaaagaatttcatttaGGCTCAG GTCCTCCGAGTTCTCATAGCACTCAAATTAAATGGAAGGATGATAATGATCTCAATTCTGGCAAAAGTGGAAGTAAACGTCATTTGGAATCTAAATCATTCTTTAGTTGGTTCTTTGATAATGTTGACCCTGTTAGCGATGACATagcagaaattttcaaggatGATTTGTGGGCAAATCCTTTACAATATTATTTAGTTCCAGACATGGATGATGCTGAAAATGATGAAGATTCAGAATGTAGTGGTGTAGAAGAAATACATGAAGAGTATAATTGA
- the LOC123685812 gene encoding uncharacterized protein LOC123685812 → MYAIGSAVELALQHRLPRALIVSDSLSVLEALKRGKFNSGTDPITLRTCQLFHEATTVGTVIKCLWIPSHSYIHGNDIADILANEGRYSGDPPNIPAGPQELWPRFGKELKHSWTAEFFDICAHKAHVYATFYDGSALSNTSWFNKVDRPRRFISTILRLRSGHCLTPHYLHRMGLRDSDSCDCGVTGDIVHVFFGCSENFSASAELYAALSSHRFPLPINIYEAIFSDRLDVLDLLIEFLVKCRIAL, encoded by the coding sequence ATGTACGCTATAGGCAGTGCTGTTGAGTTGGCCCTTCAGCACAGGCTTCCGAGGGCTCTTATTGTGTCCGACTCGCTCAGTGTACTGGAGGCTCTCAAGCGTGGAAAATTTAATTCCGGCACAGACCCGATCACTTTGAGGACCTGTCAGCTTTTTCACGAAGCCACAACTGTGGGGACTGTCATTAAGTGCCTCTGGATACCTTCTCACTCATATATTCATGGCAATGACATAGCCGATATTCTGGCCAATGAAGGTAGATATTCAGGAGATCCTCCAAATATCCCTGCCGGTCCTCAAGAACTATGGCCTCGTTTTGGAAAAGAACTCAAACACAGCTGGACAGCTGAATTCTTTGACATCTGCGCACATAAGGCACATGTTTATGCGACATTTTACGATGGCAGTGCGCTGTCCAATACCTCATGGTTCAATAAGGTCGATCGACCACGACGCTTTATCTCCACTATTCTGCGACTGAGATCCGGTCATTGCTTAACACCACATTATCTTCACAGAATGGGTCTCAGAGATTCCGACTCTTGCGACTGCGGGGTTACAGGGGACATTGTCCACGTTTTCTTCGGTTGTTCAGAGAATTTCAGCGCCAGCGCTGAACTATATGCTGCACTTTCCTCGCATAGGTTTCCTTTGCCAATTAATATATATGAGGCTATTTTCAGTGATAGACTTGATGTGCTGGACCTATTGATAGAGTTTCTTGTTAAATGTAGAATAGCGCTGTAG
- the LOC123685811 gene encoding uncharacterized protein C7orf26 homolog, translating to MSVTSDIVLKQSLRKLEFPLCAKEALVRIGELVCARATNIKHMDFCLALMSEFIFYEIDRRGNKRTTPLTATSELELVMVLFNYFTSLEDESTRNTVFLSLFTGTTANQRIGVLGKLVSIAAGVQCASILISATAWMQQLGNNSEISCKLADVIVFDYFVLIPSGNSKLSVLPEIAPQFVANFLTASAENYFIEKDENMLFPPTKFLETVTSYISNNNSLCIAAQQNPPILPSGAIAMESNTPIAGLLKWCVLAPLYNQASLLYGELHLALLESILQIPVTNPPKAISAQSLCDIIRSIMSYVTNLKKNKSLNNIIDHEPLQKSLNRLAQAVQIAFSVKCVYGKVDELVSQLLILPYNKLMKIVMNAHKQMK from the exons ATGTCTGTAACCTCAGATATAGTACTGAAACAATCCTTACGAAAATTGGAATTTCCACTATGTGCAAAAGAAGCTCTTGTAAGAATTG GCGAATTAGTGTGTGCAAGAGCAACCAATATAAAACACATGGATTTTTGTCTGGCTCTTATGtctgaatttatattttatgaaattgacAGAAGAGGAAATAAGCGGACTACTCCTTTAACAGCAACGTCAGAACTTGAACTGGTTATGGTTCTTTTCAATTACTTCACAAGTTTGGAAGACGAATCTACGAGAAATACTGTTTTCTTATCTCTCTTTACAGGAACTACTGCGAATCAACGCATAGGTGTATTGGGAAAGCTTGTATCTATTGCAGCAGGAGTTCAATGTGCTAGTATTTTGATTTCTGCTACTGCTTGGATGCAACAATTAGGAAACAATTCCGAGATAAGTTGTAAATTAGCTGATGTGATAGTTTTTGACTACTTTGTTTTAATACCATCTGGAAACTCAAAATTGAGTGTTTTACCTGAGATTGCTCCTCAATTTGTTGCAAACTTTTTAACTGCATCAGCTGAGAATTATTTCATcgaaaaagatgaaaatatgTTATTTCCACCGACCAAATTTTTAGAAACTGTAACAAGTTAT atttcaaacaATAATTCTTTGTGCATAGCAGCCCAACAAAATCCACCAATATTACCTTCTGGAGCTATAGCAATGGAATCGAACACTCCAATTGCGGGTCTTCTAAAATGGTGCGTTCTAGCACCTTTATATAACCAGGCCTCATTGCTTTATGGGGAACTTCATCTTGCATTATTAGAAAGTATTTTACAAATACCTGTCACAAATCCTCCTAAAGCTATTTCAGCTCAAAGTCTTTGTGATATAATTCGATCAATTATGTCATATGtaacaaatttgaaaaagaacaaaagtttgaataatataattgatCATGAGCCTTTACAAAAATCCCTAAATAGGTTAGCTCAAGCTGTTCAAATTGCATTTTCTGTAAAATGTGTATATGGTAAAGTAGATGAATTAGTAAGTCAACTGCTAATATTGCCTTATaataaattgatgaaaattgtaaTGAATGCCCATAAACAGATGAAGTGA
- the LOC123686062 gene encoding protein ABHD18 isoform X1 translates to MPKTPVSRLDVIYRKILLTKFFSKGWGSPETLKTLFDFRKVISNRERCFNLVPKNYPIKIINKEQRSDCQIIEGSFTSPLALYMPSLITPDVGTAYFQMILPTKWPSTNFKPVCIHLAGTGDHFFWRRRNIMAKPLLQKGIGAIILENPYYGLRKPTEQVRSSLRYVSDIFVMGGCLVLECIILLNWCVQLGLGPLGVTGISMGGHMASLAASNWPAPIVLVPCLSWSTASTVFTEGVMSESIDWDLLQEEYLADKSYQNILSKICKIVDNPFECSIAPRENAFTLLGLPEKELTYITPHKVLNLIKEEATSNCPTIAYKHSKDTKKFFLSKDMPILNLLRDASPLSLSSKYMTEMKNRDKEALWFMKGVMDECTHLKNFSVPVDTSLIIAICAKADGYVPRHGTSRLEDIWPGATVKYVDAGHVSAYIWYRQLFINSIVEAFERAKKLSI, encoded by the exons ATGCCTAAAACACCTGTTAGTCGGCTAGATGTAATTTATAGAAAAATTCTTTTAACGAAATTCTTTTCAAAAGGCTGGGGCTCGCCAGAGACTTTGAAAAC ATTATTCGACTTTAGAAAAGTTATCTCCAATAGAGAACGATGCTTCAACTTAGTACCGAAAAATTATCCTATTAAAATCATCAAT AAGGAGCAGAGATCCGATTGTCAAATAATAGAAGGCAGCTTTACGAGTCCATTAGCGTTATATATGCCATCTTTAATAACTCCTGATGTAGGAACAGCttattttcaaatgatattGCCAACTAAATGGCCTTCGACTAATTTCAAACCTGTTTGCATTCATTTAGCCGGTACAGGTGATCAT tTTTTTTGGAGAAGGAGAAATATCATGGCAAAACCTCTGCTTCAGAAGGGAATTGGTGCTATTATCCTTGAGAATCCATATTATGGATTAAGAAAACCTACTGAACAAGTTAGATCAAGTCTGAGATATGTATCTGACATTTTTGTGATGGGAGGATGTTTGGTACTAGAATGTATCATCCTGTTGAACTGGTGTGTCCAGCTAGGACTTGGACCACTTGGTGTCACTGGTATCTCAATGGGTGGGCAT ATGGCATCTCTGGCTGCTTCAAATTGGCCTGCACCAATAGTTCTAGTGCCTTGCCTTTCCTGGTCCACTGCTTCAACAGTTTTCACAGAG GGTGTTATGAGTGAATCAATAGACTGGGACTTGTTGcaagaagaatatttggctgATAAATCTTACCAGAACATCCTctcaaaaatatgtaaaattgtTGACAATCCCTTTGAATGTAGCATCGCTCCAAGAG AAAACGCATTCACATTGTTAGGGCTACCAGAGAAGGAATTGACGTACATTACGCCTCACAAAGTATTGAATTTGATCAAAGAAGAGGCTACATCGAATTGTCCTACCATAGCATACAAACACTCTAAAGATACTAAAAAGTTTTTTCTTAGTAAAGATATGCCAATCCTCAATTTATTAAGAGATGCTAGTCCACTTTCTTTAAGTTCTAAATACATGACTGAAATGAAAAACAGGGACAAGGAAGCTCTTTGGTTTATGAAGGGTGTCATGGATGAATGCACtcatctgaaaaatttttctgtaCCAGTAGATACTTCTCTTATTATTGCTATATGTGCCAAAGCTGATGGCTATGTTCCCAGGCATGGTACTTCAAGATTAGAAGATATATGGCCAGGTGCCACAGTTAAGTACGTTGACGCTGGTCATGTGAGTGCCTATATTTGGTATAGGCAATTATTTAT taattCCATAGTAGAAGCATTCGAAAGAGCCAAGAAGTTAAGTATTTGA
- the LOC123686062 gene encoding protein ABHD18 isoform X2 — MPSLITPDVGTAYFQMILPTKWPSTNFKPVCIHLAGTGDHFFWRRRNIMAKPLLQKGIGAIILENPYYGLRKPTEQVRSSLRYVSDIFVMGGCLVLECIILLNWCVQLGLGPLGVTGISMGGHMASLAASNWPAPIVLVPCLSWSTASTVFTEGVMSESIDWDLLQEEYLADKSYQNILSKICKIVDNPFECSIAPRENAFTLLGLPEKELTYITPHKVLNLIKEEATSNCPTIAYKHSKDTKKFFLSKDMPILNLLRDASPLSLSSKYMTEMKNRDKEALWFMKGVMDECTHLKNFSVPVDTSLIIAICAKADGYVPRHGTSRLEDIWPGATVKYVDAGHVSAYIWYRQLFINSIVEAFERAKKLSI; from the exons ATGCCATCTTTAATAACTCCTGATGTAGGAACAGCttattttcaaatgatattGCCAACTAAATGGCCTTCGACTAATTTCAAACCTGTTTGCATTCATTTAGCCGGTACAGGTGATCAT tTTTTTTGGAGAAGGAGAAATATCATGGCAAAACCTCTGCTTCAGAAGGGAATTGGTGCTATTATCCTTGAGAATCCATATTATGGATTAAGAAAACCTACTGAACAAGTTAGATCAAGTCTGAGATATGTATCTGACATTTTTGTGATGGGAGGATGTTTGGTACTAGAATGTATCATCCTGTTGAACTGGTGTGTCCAGCTAGGACTTGGACCACTTGGTGTCACTGGTATCTCAATGGGTGGGCAT ATGGCATCTCTGGCTGCTTCAAATTGGCCTGCACCAATAGTTCTAGTGCCTTGCCTTTCCTGGTCCACTGCTTCAACAGTTTTCACAGAG GGTGTTATGAGTGAATCAATAGACTGGGACTTGTTGcaagaagaatatttggctgATAAATCTTACCAGAACATCCTctcaaaaatatgtaaaattgtTGACAATCCCTTTGAATGTAGCATCGCTCCAAGAG AAAACGCATTCACATTGTTAGGGCTACCAGAGAAGGAATTGACGTACATTACGCCTCACAAAGTATTGAATTTGATCAAAGAAGAGGCTACATCGAATTGTCCTACCATAGCATACAAACACTCTAAAGATACTAAAAAGTTTTTTCTTAGTAAAGATATGCCAATCCTCAATTTATTAAGAGATGCTAGTCCACTTTCTTTAAGTTCTAAATACATGACTGAAATGAAAAACAGGGACAAGGAAGCTCTTTGGTTTATGAAGGGTGTCATGGATGAATGCACtcatctgaaaaatttttctgtaCCAGTAGATACTTCTCTTATTATTGCTATATGTGCCAAAGCTGATGGCTATGTTCCCAGGCATGGTACTTCAAGATTAGAAGATATATGGCCAGGTGCCACAGTTAAGTACGTTGACGCTGGTCATGTGAGTGCCTATATTTGGTATAGGCAATTATTTAT taattCCATAGTAGAAGCATTCGAAAGAGCCAAGAAGTTAAGTATTTGA